A window from Myripristis murdjan chromosome 11, fMyrMur1.1, whole genome shotgun sequence encodes these proteins:
- the LOC115368185 gene encoding zinc finger protein 184-like isoform X2 — MELLKIEQVIVGSEMMSTSAETKPEPVNPSLPSYQHDSLQCFQCFITFCNSKAKERHMRKSHREEYKQQLQQSDRVFTCYVCDRSFSCSEALTQHQASHNGEDKPFRCTYCQDTFRTFSELTSHRRQECTERQYICKDCSMVFRSPARLRTHRIATHPQPQEEEEADDTKTYRCGKCSRGFQTEEELVQHQETFAGKQKCYVKPPLRKRGRPPKKAAEKEMTVNKKSKEEGGAAAEEEGNDKSSTKSRGRPPKEQQAQTELKIPCPEADCDLIFPSVAALRAHKKVHHGPPPPPRKAHPCNECEESYARPEQLKAHVARAHSSTRHNCPTCGKSFGRESNLKAHQKTHTEGEEAEDTDKR, encoded by the exons ATGGAACTGTTGAAGATAGAGCAAGTCATCGTAGGAAGTGAGATGATGTCCACCTCAGCAGAGACCAAGCCTGAACCTGTGAATCCCTCTCTGCCGTCTT ATCAGCATGACAGTCTGCAGTGTTTCCAGTGCTTCATTACCTTCTGCAACTCCAAGGCCAAGGAGAGGCACATGAGGAAGAGCCATCGGGAGGAGTACAAGCAGCAACTGCAGCAG TCTGACCGAGTGTTCACTTGCTACGTGTGCGACCGGAGCTTCTCCTGCTCTGAGGCTCTGACCCAGCACCAGGCGTCCCACAACGGTGAGGACAAGCCTTTCCGCTGCACCTACTGCCAGGATACCTTCCGCACCTTCTCTGAG CTGACGTCACACCGGAGGCAGGAATGCACAGAGCGACAGTATATCTGCAAAGACTGCAGCATGGTGTTCCGCAGTCCCGCACGACTCCGCACCCATCGTATCGCAACGCACCCCCAGccccaggaggaggaggaggctgacgACACCAAGACCTACCGCTGCGGCAAGTGTAGTCGTGGCTTccagacagaggaggaactCGTGCAGCATCAGGAGACCTTTGCTGGCAAGCAGAAATGCTATGTTAAGCCTCCGCTCAGAAAACGGGGCCGCCCCCCCAAGAAAGCAGCCGAGAAAGAGATGACCGTCAACAAGAAGAGCAAGGAAGAAGGGGGAGCAGCAGCGGAGGAAGAAGGAAATGATAAATCATCAACAAAGTCACGGGGACGGCCCCCCAAGGAGCAGCAGGCTCAGACGGAGCTCAAGATCCCCTGTCCTGAAGCAGATTGTGACCTCATATTCCCTTCTGTTGCAGCCCTCCGGGCCCACAAGAAAGTACACCATGggcctcccccaccccctcgcAAGGCTCATCCATGCAACGAGTGTGAGGAGAGCTATGCTCGACCAGAGCAGCTCAAAGCACACGTGGCCAGAGCTCACAGCTCCACCCGACACAACTGTCCCACCTGTGGGAAGAGCTTCGGTCGGGAGAGCAACCTCAAGGCCCACCAGAAGACCCATACTGAGGGCGAGGAGGCAGAAGACACAGACAAAAGATAA
- the LOC115368185 gene encoding zinc finger protein 184-like isoform X1 codes for MELLKIEQVIVGSEMMSTSAETKPEPVNPSLPSYQHDSLQCFQCFITFCNSKAKERHMRKSHREEYKQQLQQQSDRVFTCYVCDRSFSCSEALTQHQASHNGEDKPFRCTYCQDTFRTFSELTSHRRQECTERQYICKDCSMVFRSPARLRTHRIATHPQPQEEEEADDTKTYRCGKCSRGFQTEEELVQHQETFAGKQKCYVKPPLRKRGRPPKKAAEKEMTVNKKSKEEGGAAAEEEGNDKSSTKSRGRPPKEQQAQTELKIPCPEADCDLIFPSVAALRAHKKVHHGPPPPPRKAHPCNECEESYARPEQLKAHVARAHSSTRHNCPTCGKSFGRESNLKAHQKTHTEGEEAEDTDKR; via the exons ATGGAACTGTTGAAGATAGAGCAAGTCATCGTAGGAAGTGAGATGATGTCCACCTCAGCAGAGACCAAGCCTGAACCTGTGAATCCCTCTCTGCCGTCTT ATCAGCATGACAGTCTGCAGTGTTTCCAGTGCTTCATTACCTTCTGCAACTCCAAGGCCAAGGAGAGGCACATGAGGAAGAGCCATCGGGAGGAGTACAAGCAGCAACTGCAGCAG cAATCTGACCGAGTGTTCACTTGCTACGTGTGCGACCGGAGCTTCTCCTGCTCTGAGGCTCTGACCCAGCACCAGGCGTCCCACAACGGTGAGGACAAGCCTTTCCGCTGCACCTACTGCCAGGATACCTTCCGCACCTTCTCTGAG CTGACGTCACACCGGAGGCAGGAATGCACAGAGCGACAGTATATCTGCAAAGACTGCAGCATGGTGTTCCGCAGTCCCGCACGACTCCGCACCCATCGTATCGCAACGCACCCCCAGccccaggaggaggaggaggctgacgACACCAAGACCTACCGCTGCGGCAAGTGTAGTCGTGGCTTccagacagaggaggaactCGTGCAGCATCAGGAGACCTTTGCTGGCAAGCAGAAATGCTATGTTAAGCCTCCGCTCAGAAAACGGGGCCGCCCCCCCAAGAAAGCAGCCGAGAAAGAGATGACCGTCAACAAGAAGAGCAAGGAAGAAGGGGGAGCAGCAGCGGAGGAAGAAGGAAATGATAAATCATCAACAAAGTCACGGGGACGGCCCCCCAAGGAGCAGCAGGCTCAGACGGAGCTCAAGATCCCCTGTCCTGAAGCAGATTGTGACCTCATATTCCCTTCTGTTGCAGCCCTCCGGGCCCACAAGAAAGTACACCATGggcctcccccaccccctcgcAAGGCTCATCCATGCAACGAGTGTGAGGAGAGCTATGCTCGACCAGAGCAGCTCAAAGCACACGTGGCCAGAGCTCACAGCTCCACCCGACACAACTGTCCCACCTGTGGGAAGAGCTTCGGTCGGGAGAGCAACCTCAAGGCCCACCAGAAGACCCATACTGAGGGCGAGGAGGCAGAAGACACAGACAAAAGATAA
- the ndufv1 gene encoding NADH dehydrogenase [ubiquinone] flavoprotein 1, mitochondrial yields MLSLSRAALCGVARVPAAVSQGAVTAVVRFNSTAQDAPKKTTYGPLSDQDRIFTNLYGRHDWRLKGALKRGDWYKTKEILLKGVDWILNEIKVSGLRGRGGAGFPTGMKWSFMNKPSDGRPKYLVVNADEGEPGTCKDREIMRNDPHKLVEGCLVAGRAMGARAAYIYIRGEFYNESSNLQVAINEAYNAGLIGKNACGSGYDFDVFVMRGAGAYICGEETALIESLEGKQGKPRLKPPFPADVGVFGCPTTVANVETVSVAPTICRRGGSWFLGFGRERNSGTKLFNISGHVNHPCTVEEEMSVPLKDLIERHAGGVRGGWDNLLAVIPGGSSTPLIPKNVCEEVLMDFDGLIQAQTGLGTAAIIVMDKSTDIIRAIARLIEFYKHESCGQCTPCREGVDWMNNMMWRFVRGDARTAEIDMIWEISKQIEGHTICALGDGAAWPVQGLIRHFRPVMESRIAEFQQQQQARA; encoded by the exons ATGCTGTCCCTGTCGCGAGCGGCGCTGTGCGGGGTGGCGCGCGTGCCAGCGGCTGTCAGTCAAGGTGCGGTGACTGCGGTGGTCCGGTTCAACAGCACGGCACAG GATGCACCTAAGAAAACTACATACGGACCACTGTCTGATCAGGACCGCATTTTTACAAACCTCTATGGCCGTCATGACTGGAG GCTGAAGGGGGCATTGAAGCGTGGAGACTGGTACAAGAcaaaggagatcctgctgaaaGGGGTCGACTGGATCCTCAATGAGATCAAGGTTTCCGGCCTGCGAGGAAGAGGTGGAGCTGGGTTCCCTACTGGCATGAAGTGGAGCTTCATGAACAAGCCCAGTGACGGCAG GCCTAAGTATCTGGTGGTGAATGCTGATGAGGGAGAGCCGGGCACCTGTAAGGACAGGGAGATCATGCGTAATGACCCACACAAGCTGGTGGAGGGCTGCCTGGTGGCAGGGAGGGCCATGGGGGCCCGTGCTGCATACATCTACATCAGAGGAGAGTTCTACAATGAGTCCTCCAACCTGCAG GTAGCGATCAATGAGGCCTACAATGCCGGGCTCATTGGAAAGAACGCCTGTGGCTCTGGTTACGACTTTGATGTGTTTGTAATGCGTGGTGCTGGAGCCTACATCTGCGGAGAGGAGACTGCTCTTATTGAGTCCTTGGAGGGCAAGCAGGGCAAGCCCCGTCTCAAGCCCCCATTTCCCGCTGATGTGG GTGTCTTTGGTTGCCCAACAACTGTTGCCAATGTGGAAACTGTATCCGTGGCACCCACCATCTGCCGTCGCGGAGGCTCCTGGTTCCTGGGCTTTGGCAGAGAGAGGAACTCAGGCACCAAGCTCTTCAACATCTCTGGTCATGTTAACCATCCCtgcacagtggaggaggagatgtcCGTCCCCCTGAAAGATCTTATCGAGAGGCACGCAG GCGGAGTGCGTGGTGGTTGGGATAATCTGCTGGCTGTAATCCCCGGTGGCTCCTCAACACCGCTCATTCCCAAGAATGTGTGTGAAGAGGTGCTGATGGACTTTGATGGCCTCATCCAGGCTCAGACTGGCTTGGGCACAGCTGCTATTATCGTCATGGACAAATCT ACTGACATTATCAGAGCCATTGCCCGTCTGATTGAGTTCTACAAACATGAGAGCTGTGGCCAGTGCACACCCTGCAGAGAGG GAGTGGACTGGATGAACAATATGATGTGGCGTTTTGTGAGGGGTGATGCACGGACAGCTGAGATCGACATGATTTGGGAGATCAGTAAACAGATTGAGGGACACACTATCTGTGCCCTGGGTGACGGTGCTGCTTGGCCAGTGCAG GGACTGATCAGGCACTTCAGGCCTGTCATGGAAAGCCGAATTGCTGaattccagcagcagcagcaggccaggGCTTAA
- the hcn3 gene encoding potassium/sodium hyperpolarization-activated cyclic nucleotide-gated channel 4 — MNSPSKSADDQNGGKEGPCKSDASRNRSWSGLHFSGWRSTSPKTSYSSSEPSSKPEQVSDVTSTLFSLVQTHNDDYTADPDRLNDPDFSELVENAESVGFFNRRIGSWLQPGVNKFSLRMFGSHKGVAAEQARVKSFKVWIIHPYSDFRFYWDIVMLFLMMSNLIILPWGITFFEDQNTTPWITFNVISDTLFLMDLVFNFRTGILGEDSHVILDPKEIRMHYLQSWFLVDFVSSIPVDYIFLIVDLESILASSDVYRTARALRIVRFTKILSLLRLLRLSRLIRYIHQWEEIFHMTYDLASAVVRIVNLIGMMLLLCHWDGCMTFLVPMLQDFPPECWVSKTNLVNGTWHIQYSYALFMAMSHMLCIGYGAHPPEGMSDVWLTITSMIVGATCYAMFLGHATNLVQSLDASRRQYQEKYKQVEQYMSFHKLPADMRQRIHDYYEQRFQGKMFDEDSILGELSDPLKEEIVSYNCRGLVANMPLFANTDPHFVTVILTKLHFEVFQPGDLVIREGTLGRKMYFIQHGCVTVLPRGGKEVKLSDGSYFGEICLLTQGRRTASVRAETYCRLYSLSVDSFNDVLEEHPLMRRAFESVAVDRLDRISRRPSYEAHFKVLTPEASRDGNR, encoded by the exons ATGAACTCCCCCTCCAAGAGTGCTGACGACCAGAACGGAGGTAAGGAGGGTCCTTGCAAATCAGATGCATCCAGGAACCGCAGCTGGAGCGGCCTCCACTTCTCAGGATGGAGATCCACCTCCCCGAAGACAAGCTACTCCAGTTCCGAGCCCTCCTCGAAGCCAGAGCAGGTCAGCGATGTGACCTCGACTCTCTTCTCCCTGGTCCAGACGCACAACGACGACTACACGGCGGACCCCGACCGCTTGAATGACCCCGACTTCAGTGAATTGGTTGAGAATGCTGAAAGTGTCGGCTTTTTCAACAGGCGGATTGGCTCCTGGCTGCAGCCCGGGGTCAACAAGTTCTCCTTACGCATGTTTGGCAGCCATAAGGGTGTCGCTGCCGAGCAGGCTAGGGTTAAGTCCTTCAAGGTGTGGATCATTCACCCGTACAGTGACTTCAG GTTTTATTGGGACATTGTGATGCTCTTCTTGATGATGAGCAACCTGATTATCCTGCCTTGGGGAATCACCTTCTTTGAGGACCAGAACACCACACCTTGGATCACCTTCAACGTCATTTCTGACACCCTCTTCCTAATGGACCTGGTGTTCAACTTCCGCACGGGTATCCTTGGAGAGGACAGCCACGTCATCCTGGACCCCAAGGAGATACGCATGCACTACCTCCAATCCTGGTTCCTGGTGGACTTTGTTTCCTCCATTCCTGTCGACTACATCTTTCTCATTGTTGACCTGGAGTCCATCCTGGCATCGTCTGATGTGTACCGCACGGCCCGTGCCCTCCGCATCGTACGCTTCACTAAGATCCTCAGTCTGCTGCGCCTTCTCCGGCTCTCTCGTCTCATCCGCTACATCCACCAGTGGGAAGAG ATTTTCCATATGACCTATGACCTGGCCAGTGCTGTGGTGCGTATAGTCAACTTGATTGgcatgatgctgctgctgtgccacTGGGATGGCTGTATGACTTTTCTGGTACCAATGCTGCAAGACTTCCCCCCAGAATGTTGGGTATCCAAGACAAACTTGGTG AATGGTACATGGCACATACAGTACTCCTATGCATTATTCATGGCCATGAGCCACATGCTGTGTATAGGATATGGTGCCCACCCTCCAGAGGGCATGAGCGATGTTTGGCTCACTATAACCAGCATGATAGTGGGGGCCACCTGCTACGCCATGTTCCTGGGTCATGCAACCAACCTGGTCCAGTCCTTGGATGCATCACGTCGCCAGTATCAGGAAAAG TATAAACAAGTGGAGCAGTACATGTCATTCCACAAACTGCCAGCAGACATGAGGCAGAGGATCCATGATTATTATGAGCAGCGATTCCAAGGCAAGATGTTCGATGAGGACAGCATCCTCGGAGAACTCAGCGATCCACTCAAGGAG GAGATTGTCAGCTATAACTGCCGTGGGCTGGTGGCCAACATGCCACTGTTCGCCAACACTGACCCTCATTTTGTCACAGTCATCTTGACAAAGCTCCATTTTGAAGTCTTCCAACCCGGGGATTTAGTTATCCGGGAAGGAACGCTGGGTCGGAAAATGTACTTCATCCAACACGGCTGTGTCACTGTGCTTCCACGTGGCGGTAAGGAGGTTAAGCTCAGTGATGGATCGTATTTTGGTG AGATCTGCCTGCTGACACAAGGGCGACGCACGGCCTCGGTGAGAGCTGAGACCTATTGCCGTCTATACTCCCTAAGTGTGGACAGCTTCAATGACGTCCTGGAAGAGCATCCTCTGATGAGGAGGGCCTTCGAAAGCGTGGCTGTGGACCGCTTGGACCGGATTTCACGCAGACCCAGTTACGAAGCCCACTTCAAAGTACTCACTCCCGAAGCATCTAGAGACGGGAATAGGTGA